In Bremerella cremea, one DNA window encodes the following:
- a CDS encoding DUF1559 domain-containing protein: protein MSSRKGFTLVELLVVIAIIGVLIALLLPAVQQAREAARRISCFNNLKQLGLAMHNYHDTFGSFPSGYIATNTDHKTPLATGNPGWGWASLILPQMEQRNLADSINFRLSILDPSNQAARTTLMQAYSCPSDRAPEVFHIHDESENELTELASANYVGCFGTTEIDVCEGLASGQKCMGTGMLDHNGRYGMKDVIDGTSNTMMIGERASPLYSDHVELSTWVGAVSGGEEAAVRILGIADHPPNSQYHQHNGSSGGHEHQHLDDFGSRHPAGTNFVFADGSVHLITETIDVAVYQALATRAGGEMVSGDAF from the coding sequence ATGTCTTCGCGCAAAGGTTTTACACTCGTCGAGCTGTTGGTGGTGATTGCCATCATCGGCGTTTTGATTGCTCTTCTTCTTCCTGCGGTGCAACAAGCCCGTGAAGCGGCACGCCGGATTTCGTGCTTCAACAATTTGAAGCAGCTTGGTCTGGCAATGCACAACTATCACGACACATTTGGCTCGTTCCCCAGCGGCTATATCGCGACCAATACCGATCACAAAACGCCATTGGCCACCGGCAACCCTGGTTGGGGCTGGGCGTCGTTGATTTTGCCACAGATGGAACAGCGCAACTTGGCTGATTCGATCAACTTTCGTTTAAGCATCTTGGACCCTAGTAACCAAGCTGCCCGCACGACACTAATGCAAGCCTATTCCTGTCCGAGTGATCGCGCACCGGAGGTCTTTCATATTCACGACGAAAGTGAGAACGAGCTAACCGAACTGGCTTCTGCAAATTACGTCGGCTGTTTCGGCACGACAGAAATCGACGTCTGCGAAGGCTTGGCCTCAGGCCAGAAGTGCATGGGAACTGGCATGCTCGATCACAACGGTCGCTACGGCATGAAGGACGTAATCGACGGAACCAGCAACACGATGATGATCGGCGAACGGGCCTCGCCCCTTTACAGCGACCACGTCGAACTTAGCACCTGGGTTGGAGCCGTCAGTGGCGGAGAAGAAGCGGCTGTGCGAATCTTAGGGATTGCTGACCATCCGCCAAACAGCCAGTACCACCAACACAATGGCAGCAGCGGCGGTCACGAACACCAACACCTCGACGACTTCGGCAGCCGCCACCCCGCCGGCACCAACTTTGTCTTCGCCGACGGTTCGGTTCATCTCATCACCGAAACGATCGACGTCGCCGTCTACCAAGCCCTCGCCACCCGCGCCGGCGGCGAAATGGTTTCCGGCGATGCGTTCTAA
- a CDS encoding PaeR7I family type II restriction endonuclease, with translation MSVDLGDFDKKTRRAVRLFWQARQSAADRQKDIGRSDQGTRAEVTAGKNMDGFVRLICDVVTSHGLPKSSLHLTSSLLTLPGFYRPTKRWDLLVTHAGRLIAAVEFKSQVGSFGNNFNNRTEEAIGTAVDLDTAYREGALGDQVKPFVGWMMLLEDCPKSRRPVNDRSPHFPVLEEFIGASYADRYHLLCKKLMQEKLCDAAAFMLSSKVHAAKGTYSEIDTMTSLRTFAAQLAGRVVAEIAS, from the coding sequence ATGAGTGTCGATCTCGGTGATTTCGACAAAAAGACTCGCAGGGCAGTTCGACTGTTTTGGCAAGCACGACAATCGGCTGCCGATCGGCAGAAGGACATCGGGCGTTCCGATCAGGGGACGCGTGCTGAAGTGACTGCCGGCAAGAATATGGATGGTTTCGTCCGCCTGATTTGCGATGTGGTAACATCACATGGATTGCCAAAAAGCAGTTTGCATCTGACGAGTTCTCTTCTAACGTTGCCAGGCTTCTATCGTCCAACGAAAAGGTGGGACTTGCTGGTAACACATGCGGGGCGATTGATTGCGGCAGTTGAATTTAAGAGCCAAGTGGGGTCGTTTGGCAATAACTTTAACAACAGGACAGAAGAGGCCATCGGTACAGCAGTTGATCTCGATACAGCATACCGAGAGGGAGCGTTGGGCGACCAAGTGAAACCATTTGTTGGCTGGATGATGTTGCTAGAAGATTGTCCGAAATCCCGTCGGCCTGTTAATGATCGATCCCCTCACTTTCCTGTCTTGGAAGAGTTTATAGGAGCATCCTATGCAGATCGTTACCATTTGCTTTGTAAGAAGCTAATGCAAGAGAAGCTTTGCGACGCTGCGGCATTCATGTTGAGTTCTAAGGTACATGCTGCCAAAGGCACGTACTCGGAGATCGACACTATGACTAGCTTGCGAACTTTTGCCGCACAGTTAGCCGGAAGAGTTGTTGCTGAAATTGCAAGCTAG
- a CDS encoding Eco57I restriction-modification methylase domain-containing protein, translating into MDDVEASIKNLATSGIEERGAVFTKPAIVEFILDLAGYQAEHRLFEKRFLEPSFGHGSFLLPALRRLLSSWQQLGTSDPDSLKMSIWAIELHPDSYEKTRAAVLALLNDFGLIRRVAVKLVDHWLVQGDFLLERIPGEFDFVVGNPPYVRIERIPQTLMREYRARYKTIYDRADIYVPFIERSLDLLADGGKLGFICADRWTKNRYGGPLRRKVAEGFHVESYVDMNCVDAFSSDVIAYPAITVIRNSNPGPTKIVSRASGDESSLKMLASKLSSGTKIQDEEVVTVEALSDGASPWIMTQCDSSKLLRHLEHDFPTIEQTGCKVGIGVATGADRVFIAPYDQLDVEEDRKLPLATTKDIAGGQVEWQGLGVVNPFSDSGKLVELDRYPKLRNYLNARREELCKRHVVKKAPANWYRTIDRIRADLAHTPKLLIPDIKGAANVVAESGQLYPHHNLYFITAGEWDIEALKLVLSTGIAYLFVANYSTKMRGGYLRFQAQHLRRIRLPMWRTIAAPLQKELIEAGQAGAWEDGISLVSKLYDLTKPQRLVLASHAREGVS; encoded by the coding sequence ATGGACGATGTTGAGGCGTCGATCAAGAATCTTGCGACTTCAGGAATCGAGGAACGAGGCGCTGTTTTTACGAAACCTGCGATTGTGGAATTTATCCTCGATTTAGCAGGATATCAGGCAGAACATCGCTTGTTTGAAAAGCGATTTTTAGAGCCATCTTTTGGGCATGGTAGTTTTCTCTTGCCGGCCTTGCGACGATTGTTATCGTCTTGGCAACAATTGGGGACTAGCGATCCGGATTCGCTTAAGATGTCGATTTGGGCAATCGAACTACATCCAGATTCCTATGAAAAGACCCGGGCAGCCGTATTAGCACTTCTTAACGACTTTGGGCTGATACGAAGGGTGGCTGTTAAGCTGGTTGACCATTGGCTTGTCCAAGGCGACTTTCTGCTTGAACGGATTCCAGGTGAATTTGATTTTGTTGTTGGGAATCCACCTTATGTTCGGATTGAACGCATTCCCCAAACGCTGATGCGTGAGTACCGGGCACGTTACAAGACGATTTACGACCGCGCCGATATCTACGTCCCGTTCATCGAACGCTCGTTAGACCTATTGGCAGACGGAGGGAAGCTAGGATTCATCTGCGCAGACCGGTGGACGAAGAATCGGTATGGCGGCCCTTTAAGAAGAAAAGTTGCCGAGGGGTTTCATGTTGAGAGTTATGTCGACATGAATTGTGTTGATGCATTTTCCTCAGACGTGATTGCTTATCCAGCAATTACCGTTATCCGGAACTCGAATCCAGGTCCGACGAAAATTGTTTCTAGGGCCAGTGGAGACGAATCATCTTTAAAAATGCTCGCATCTAAATTGAGCAGCGGTACTAAGATCCAAGACGAAGAAGTGGTTACCGTTGAAGCTCTCTCGGATGGGGCTTCACCATGGATCATGACGCAGTGCGATAGCTCTAAACTGCTGCGTCATTTGGAGCATGATTTTCCGACGATTGAACAAACCGGTTGTAAGGTTGGGATTGGTGTGGCTACGGGAGCAGATCGTGTTTTCATTGCACCTTACGATCAACTTGACGTAGAAGAAGACCGTAAGCTCCCTTTAGCGACCACGAAAGATATTGCCGGGGGGCAAGTTGAGTGGCAAGGCCTGGGGGTTGTTAATCCATTTTCAGATTCAGGAAAGCTAGTCGAACTTGATAGGTATCCTAAACTAAGAAATTATCTGAATGCTCGACGAGAAGAACTTTGTAAGAGGCATGTTGTCAAGAAAGCACCGGCAAATTGGTATCGTACGATCGATCGAATTCGGGCAGATCTAGCGCATACGCCCAAACTATTGATCCCAGATATCAAAGGGGCAGCCAATGTTGTCGCTGAAAGTGGCCAGCTCTATCCACACCACAATTTGTATTTCATCACCGCAGGAGAATGGGACATTGAAGCGCTGAAGTTAGTGCTTTCCACCGGGATTGCGTATTTGTTTGTGGCGAACTATTCAACGAAGATGCGAGGTGGCTATCTTCGATTTCAGGCTCAGCACTTACGACGCATTCGTTTACCCATGTGGAGGACGATTGCTGCACCCCTGCAGAAAGAGCTAATTGAAGCAGGCCAAGCAGGAGCTTGGGAGGATGGAATCAGCCTCGTCTCTAAGCTGTATGACCTCACAAAGCCACAGCGATTAGTTCTCGCGTCTCATGCACGTGAGGGGGTGTCATGA
- a CDS encoding DUF3307 domain-containing protein, translating to MLYVMLIHWVADFLCQSRWMAENKSSNLGALSAHVGTYTAVLGICCLPLLGIAPGIGFALANGVLHFVVDFITSRITSYFYKRQNMHAFFATVGFDQYLHFVCLWVTFYYFYAD from the coding sequence ATGCTATACGTGATGTTAATCCACTGGGTCGCCGACTTTCTTTGTCAAAGTCGGTGGATGGCCGAGAATAAGAGCTCGAACCTGGGGGCGCTTTCGGCCCATGTCGGAACGTACACGGCGGTCTTGGGGATCTGCTGCTTGCCGCTGCTGGGAATCGCGCCGGGGATTGGGTTTGCCCTGGCCAACGGGGTGCTTCACTTCGTGGTCGATTTCATCACCAGCCGCATCACGTCTTATTTCTACAAGCGGCAAAACATGCACGCTTTCTTCGCCACGGTCGGCTTCGATCAGTACCTGCACTTTGTTTGCTTGTGGGTGACGTTCTACTATTTCTATGCCGATTGA
- a CDS encoding thioredoxin domain-containing protein produces the protein MKIFACLAPFLALIAAVSIHAEEAPTKNRLRLETSAYLQMHAENPVDWYPWGEDALARAKKENKPIFVSIGYASCHWCHVMEKESFSDPKIAAFLNEHFVCVKVDREERPDVDAVYMLAVQVMSRSGGWPLNVFLTPDGKPFFGTTYLPPEDREVELPDNQGVGLVPGFLTLAKRIAQVWQTEPQQLHDAGDSITRALKQVMGRPLLPPALAEKDSILRTFDEQLEDEFDARFGGFDFDENNPNIAKFPQPSYLTYLARRQAWGDAAAGNMLKLTLEKMAAGGIHDQVAGGFHRYSTDRHWQIPHFEKMLYDNAQLLPIYAAASVSLDEPKFAAVARDVADFVLAEMTGPEGQFYSALDADSDGEEGAYYRFTPEELQKELTADQLRLAEQAFGMSGQPNFDDKYYVPQFHGAPEADKLAQLKASLLAIRKQRNRPFLDQKVITSWNGLMITGLARAGETLHEPRYTAAAAKAADHLLKTARTKEGRLLRTPDTKAEHPSAYLDDYAMLIEGLLALHQATGEQRWLDEAVALQAIQEQHFGDEAGGYFFTPDDNSNLIVRGKLFSDSALPSGNAVAVGNLKTFAKLVPAEAEKYNTLAEKTIEASAQLLNTHPNSTARMAAELVRPE, from the coding sequence ATGAAGATATTCGCTTGCCTGGCTCCTTTCTTGGCGCTAATCGCGGCCGTTTCTATCCATGCCGAAGAGGCCCCCACCAAGAACCGTTTGCGGCTGGAGACCAGTGCCTATTTGCAGATGCACGCCGAGAACCCGGTCGATTGGTACCCGTGGGGAGAAGATGCCCTGGCCAGGGCGAAGAAGGAGAACAAGCCGATCTTTGTCTCGATTGGTTACGCCAGTTGCCACTGGTGCCACGTGATGGAGAAAGAGAGCTTTTCCGATCCGAAGATCGCCGCTTTCCTGAACGAGCATTTCGTCTGCGTGAAAGTCGATCGGGAAGAACGCCCCGATGTCGATGCGGTTTACATGCTGGCCGTCCAGGTCATGTCGCGCAGCGGAGGTTGGCCGCTGAATGTCTTTCTGACGCCTGATGGCAAACCGTTCTTCGGTACGACCTATCTTCCGCCGGAAGATCGCGAAGTGGAGTTGCCTGACAACCAAGGCGTCGGCCTGGTTCCTGGCTTTTTGACGCTGGCCAAACGAATTGCCCAGGTTTGGCAAACGGAGCCGCAACAATTGCACGACGCCGGCGATTCGATCACCCGTGCCCTGAAGCAGGTGATGGGACGTCCCCTGCTTCCGCCAGCTTTGGCCGAGAAGGATTCGATTTTGCGAACCTTCGACGAACAATTGGAAGACGAGTTCGATGCCCGCTTCGGTGGGTTCGACTTCGACGAGAACAATCCCAACATTGCCAAGTTCCCGCAGCCTTCGTACCTGACGTACCTCGCGCGGCGGCAAGCGTGGGGCGATGCTGCGGCTGGCAACATGCTGAAGCTAACCTTGGAAAAGATGGCCGCTGGAGGTATTCACGATCAAGTCGCTGGCGGCTTCCATCGTTACAGCACCGACCGGCATTGGCAGATCCCCCACTTCGAGAAGATGCTGTACGACAACGCCCAGTTGTTGCCGATTTATGCGGCCGCTTCCGTGTCGCTGGACGAACCAAAGTTCGCCGCCGTGGCCCGCGATGTGGCCGATTTCGTCCTGGCTGAAATGACCGGGCCGGAAGGCCAGTTCTATAGCGCGCTCGATGCCGACTCGGACGGCGAAGAAGGGGCCTACTATCGTTTCACGCCGGAAGAGTTGCAGAAAGAATTGACCGCCGACCAGCTTCGCTTGGCAGAACAAGCATTCGGAATGAGCGGCCAGCCCAACTTCGACGACAAGTATTACGTGCCGCAGTTCCATGGGGCGCCGGAAGCGGACAAGTTGGCACAGTTGAAAGCTTCGCTCTTGGCTATCCGGAAGCAGCGTAATCGGCCGTTTCTCGATCAGAAGGTCATCACCAGTTGGAACGGGCTCATGATCACCGGCCTGGCTAGGGCAGGGGAGACGTTGCACGAACCACGCTACACGGCTGCCGCCGCGAAGGCCGCCGACCATTTGCTGAAGACGGCCCGCACGAAGGAAGGTCGCCTGCTTCGCACGCCGGATACCAAGGCCGAACATCCCAGCGCGTACCTCGACGACTACGCGATGCTGATTGAAGGGCTGCTGGCCTTGCACCAAGCCACCGGCGAGCAGCGTTGGCTTGACGAAGCGGTAGCACTGCAAGCCATCCAAGAGCAGCACTTCGGCGACGAAGCTGGCGGCTACTTCTTCACGCCTGACGACAACTCGAACTTGATCGTGCGGGGTAAATTGTTTTCCGACAGCGCCTTACCGTCAGGCAACGCGGTCGCGGTCGGCAACTTAAAAACCTTCGCCAAGCTGGTTCCCGCCGAAGCGGAGAAGTATAACACTTTGGCCGAGAAAACAATCGAGGCGAGCGCTCAGCTATTGAACACGCACCCCAACAGCACCGCCCGCATGGCGGCAGAGTTGGTTCGACCTGAATGA